Part of the Shewanella eurypsychrophilus genome is shown below.
CGAGTGCTTGCCGCATTAGATATGGTTGGTCTATATGGTAAAGAGCGCCATCAACCTATTATGCTATCAGGTGGTGAGCAGCAGCGCGTCGGTATCGCACGGGCTATCGTCAATAAACCTCCAATACTATTAGCGGATGAGCCCACAGGAAACTTAGATCCTAAGTTATCTATGGATATCTTACGCTTGTTTGAAACCTTTAATGATGCGGGCACCACAGTGCTTATTGCGACCCATGATCTGGGGCTTATCGCAAGAATGAAGTACCGTACTTTGACGCTAAAACAGGGAAGCGTACTAGGCGCAGAGGAGCTTCCTTCTTCTCTAGCTCATTCATTTAGCGTTTAACTCCTTTAACATTTGCCTAACGGAGCACAGGGAATAACATGAGCAAGAAGCCTCAGTTAATCAGAAGTAAATTACCAATCTCTGGCCGTATCGTGATGTTTTTTATTCGCCATATTCAGCATGCTATGGGCAGCATGGGCGAATTGTGGCGCAACCCCCTCTCCTCATTAATGACCATGGCTGTACTCGGTGTTAGCCTTAGCTTACCTGCCGCGCTGCAGGTTTTAGTTAAGAATGCTGAGACAATTACTCAGTCTTGGAATAATGCTGCCGAAATTTCTCTGTTTGTTGATGACGCGCGCAGCGAGAGAACGATTCAGAGCTTAATCACGCGTATTAAAGTGTATTCTGAGGTTAGTGAGGTCAGTTATATTAATCGCGATCAGGCATTGGAAGAGTTTCAAGCATTGTCTGGATTCGGTGAAGCCCTATCTTATTTGGACACTAACCCATTGCCTGCTGTGGTAACAGTGACTCCAAACTTAAGGTATTCCAGCCCAACTGGTGCACGTGAACTGCTTAAAAAATTAGAGTTAGAGCCTGAAGTGAGCTTTGGTCGCTTAGATATAGAGTGGTTAGAACGTCTTCAAGCCGTTGTACATTTGCTTGAGCGTACCGTATTGGCAATTGCAGCCTTACTGGTTTTGGCGGTGGTGCTAGTGATAGGTAACACAATACGTTTAGCCATCATGAATCGTCGTACTGAAATCGAGGTTATGAAGCTAGTGGGTGCGACAGAAGCCTTTATTCAGCGACCTTTTCTTTATACTGGGATCTGGTTTGGTATCATAGGTGGTGTGTTAGCTTGGATTATTATCAACCTTTTGGTTTGGTACTTAGACAGTGCTCTGGCCGAATTACTAGGCTTATATGGTAGTAAGTTGCAGATGCAGTCTTTATCTTTGGCCGAATTAGGTCAGCTAGTTGGTTTGGCTTCATTCTTAGGCTGGCTAGGCTCTTATCTGTCGGTACGCTATCATTTAAGAGCTATCGAACCTTCATAATTACAAGCTATAAGACTCATGGTTATAAACCTTCCAGTCTTATAGCTTTTATTCGCTTAATAAGCTTTATGAACTAATCTTCATTTGCTTTGTCTACTGTTTTGAGTCAAAACTATTCTAGGTAGGAAACCGTCTCTACCGAGATATTCAATTAATAGCAATTATTTCCTTTAAGGCATGTTGACATAAGTTGTCGGATCGCCGATAGTTCATCAGCTTGCCTTTATCGAAAAAGGGTAGGTTGCTACAAATTCTTTCACCGT
Proteins encoded:
- the ftsE gene encoding cell division ATP-binding protein FtsE, whose translation is MIQFEQVSKVYPGGQKALTDVNFHLKKGEMAFLTGHSGAGKSTLLKLITVVERASAGRVSIHGHNIADLSRKDVPFLRRNIGMIFQNHHLLMEKSVFDNVALPLVIEGFSHGEIKKRVLAALDMVGLYGKERHQPIMLSGGEQQRVGIARAIVNKPPILLADEPTGNLDPKLSMDILRLFETFNDAGTTVLIATHDLGLIARMKYRTLTLKQGSVLGAEELPSSLAHSFSV
- the ftsX gene encoding permease-like cell division protein FtsX; the encoded protein is MSKKPQLIRSKLPISGRIVMFFIRHIQHAMGSMGELWRNPLSSLMTMAVLGVSLSLPAALQVLVKNAETITQSWNNAAEISLFVDDARSERTIQSLITRIKVYSEVSEVSYINRDQALEEFQALSGFGEALSYLDTNPLPAVVTVTPNLRYSSPTGARELLKKLELEPEVSFGRLDIEWLERLQAVVHLLERTVLAIAALLVLAVVLVIGNTIRLAIMNRRTEIEVMKLVGATEAFIQRPFLYTGIWFGIIGGVLAWIIINLLVWYLDSALAELLGLYGSKLQMQSLSLAELGQLVGLASFLGWLGSYLSVRYHLRAIEPS